A single genomic interval of Arctopsyche grandis isolate Sample6627 chromosome 8, ASM5162203v2, whole genome shotgun sequence harbors:
- the LOC143915201 gene encoding uncharacterized protein LOC143915201: MFIGSGTASVGDERGVVGCEVRREEIASRRALTALGAKTPPFTASLWGCHNTPPLALAIPLSWYPSVTDEIMSYSYRSKIILQLLPTSLVSFLLVSHNTHQYNISKLKYTSVQHKYIEYTSVQHK; this comes from the exons ATGTTTATTGGTTCAGGTACAGCGAGTGTGGGAGACGAGAGAGGTGTTGTCGGTTGCGAGGTCCGAAGGGAAGAGATAGCTTCCCGTCGCGCGCTGACCGCCCTCGGGGCGAAAACACCTCCGTTTACGGCCAGCCTTTGGGGTTGCCACAATACTCCCCCCTTAGCCTTGGCGATACCACTTAGCTGGTACCCCAGCGTTACAGACGAAATAATGTCTTACAGTTACagaagcaaaataatattacagttaCTTCCGACCTCTCTCGTGTCCTTTCTCTTGGTATCACACAA TACACATCAGTACAACATAAgtaaactaaaatacacatcAGTACAACATAAGTATATCGAATACACATCAGTACAACATAAgtaa
- the LOC143915844 gene encoding uncharacterized protein LOC143915844, translating into MAPIITGLLDEAPAATPASTPAAEAYSGAEIEVARIAVRVPPFWDEAPELWFARLETQFPCALIKSDEAKFATVVGLLDNKFLPLIRDILLEQAKGNRYETTKRRLVEAFSDSHDNRINRLMANLQISDSRPSDLWFHMKATAGNTCSTDFLRVMWTRRLPVPVQSALATMTTTNIKELTAVADRVFETQRPVDVFQLSAAPSASALAPAPATAPAPAPAEYPSTAPCPHVDAFSRTHAPPAPHRSSVEARLRNCEDWIASADQSMQEIKQMLRAQERRGPKNSNRGPHNKTTFDTCRFHQRYGNRSFRCEPPCSFKKAGNE; encoded by the coding sequence ATGGCGCCCATCATCACAGGCCTTCTCGACGAGGCCCCCGCCGCCACCCCCGCCTCTACCCCCGCGGCAGAAGCCTATTCAGGAGCAGAGATAGAAGTGGCGAGGATAGCCGTGCGCGTTCCGCCCTTCTGGGACGAAGCGCCCGAGCTGTGGTTCGCACGACTCGAAACGCAGTTTCCGTGCGCGCTCATCAAGTCGGACGAGGCGAAATTCGCCACGGTCGTGGGACTCCTCGACAACAAGTTCCTCCCGCTCATCCGAGACATCCTTTTGGAGCAGGCCAAGGGAAACCGTTATGAAACTACCAAAAGAAGATTGGTAGAGGCGTTCTCGGACAGCCACGACAATCGCATCAACAGACTGATGGCGAATCTTCAGATCAGCGACAGCCGACCATCAGACTTGTGGTTCCACATGAAGGCGACCGCGGGCAACACGTGCTCGACAGATTTCTTGAGAGTCATGTGGACGCGAAGACTTCCAGTTCCCGTGCAGTCGGCGCTCGCAACGATGACGACGACCAACATAAAAGAGCTGACGGCGGTCGCAGACCGCGTTTTCGAGACACAGCGGCCGGTCGACGTTTTCCAGCTAAGCGCTGCCCCCTCAGCCTCCGCCCTCGCCCCGGCCCCCGCtaccgcccccgcccccgctccCGCGGAATACCCCAGCACCGCACCGTGCCCGCACGTGGACGCCTTTTCACGCACCCACGCACCTCCAGCACCACACCGTTCCAGCGTAGAAGCTAGGTTGCGGAACTGCGAAGACTGGATAGCCTCGGCAGACCAGAGCATGCAGGAGATTAAACAAATGCTGCGCGCGCAAGAGCGAAGAGGACCGAAGAATTCAAACCGCGGCCCCCATAACAAGACAACGTTCGACACGTGTCGGTTCCATCAGAGGTACGGTAACCGCTCGTTCAGATGCGAACCACCGTGCAGTTTCAAGAAAGCGGGAAACGAGTAA
- the LOC143915845 gene encoding uncharacterized protein LOC143915845, which produces MESRRLIETRCSASGNHVYWFRYSECGRRERCCRLRGPKGRDSFPSRADRPRGENTSVYGQPLGLPQHSKVKMILKKCVKILFITIISLSVLENYPTKPKKDPIKGNCSSKDFGVVCDGVNVNDLTSILEKEVQNFTNGKGYIEHLTIKDLFVENKTLAQNWIDTKSFRILNLSIEAPKIGKIENSAFEGYVFEELNSLSLVSLNISTLEEGTFKGLQFLKVILIKRSEIHQIKKNVLRGMAQNLTKLYVEEMICPLDIYNLIGTIPLPNLTTVTIINNNIESIKNDTFCHVKNVEIVQLYSNKIEDIGCGNFHTKSLKLLDLSSNNLNTLEPCIFFNHSLFGINGSLFVSNNEWSCNCDLYWLKQLRAAVKTIDDPKCASHSNKSFENVIFCKKESSGDKTKGWRLIGLIAWTNFKIFTMNDAR; this is translated from the exons atggagAGCAGGCGATTGATTGAAACGCGGTGTTCGGCTTCGGGAAACCATGTTTATTGGTTCAGGTACAGCGAGTGTGGGAGACGAGAGAGGTGTTGTCGGTTGCGAGGTCCGAAGGGAAGAGATAGCTTCCCGTCGCGCGCTGACCGCCCTCGGGGCGAAAACACCTCCGTTTACGGCCAGCCTTTGGGGTTGCCACA ACACTCAAAGGTCAAAATGATTTTGAAAAAGtgtgttaaaatattgtttataacGATTATATCACTAAGTGTCCTCGAAAACTATCCTACTAAACCAAAAAAAGATCCAATAAAAGGAAATTGCAGCTCTAAAGATTTTGGGGTTGTATGCGATGGAGTCAATGTAAATGATTTGACATCAATATTAGAAAAAGAAGTCCAG aattttacGAACGGAAAAGGATACATAGAACACCTCACCATCAAAGATTTATTCGTAGAAAACAAAACACTGGCCCAAAATTGGATTGATACAAAAAGCTTCCGTATATTAAATCTATCCATAGAAGCGCCGAAAATCGGCAAGATTGAAAATAGTGCGTTTGAAGGATACGTTTTTGAAGAATTAAATTCTTTATCACTAGTAtctttaaatattagtacattagAAGAAGGTACATTTAAGGGCCTACAATTTTTAAAGGTCATACTAATAAAGAGATCCGAAAtacatcaaattaaaaaaaatgttttaagagGTATGGCACAAAATTTGACGAAGTTGTACGTGGAGGAAATGATATGTCCACtcgatatatacaatttaattggTACAATTCCTTTACCTAATCTTACGACAGttacaattattaataataacattGAAAGTATAAAAAATGACACATTTTGTCatgtaaaaaatgttgaaatcgTACAATTGTACTCAAATAAAATCGAAGATATCGGTTGTGGAAATTTCCATACTAAATCACTTAAACTTTTGGATTTAAGTTCCAATAATCTAAACACATTGGaaccatgcattttttttaatcattcacTATTTGGAATAAACGGATCTTTATTCGTTTCGAACAATGAATGGAGttgtaattgtgatttataCTGGTTAAAACAATTGAGAGCTGCAGTTAAAACAATAGATGACCCAAAGTGTGcatcacattcaaataaatCTTTCGAAAACGTCATTTTTTGCAAAAAGGAATCTTCCGGTGATAAAACTAAGGGCTGGCGTCTAATCGGTCTAATAGCGTGGACGA attttaaaatttttaccaTGAATGATGCAAGGTAA